In a genomic window of Pangasianodon hypophthalmus isolate fPanHyp1 chromosome 1, fPanHyp1.pri, whole genome shotgun sequence:
- the ube2s gene encoding ubiquitin-conjugating enzyme E2 S produces the protein MNSNVENLPPQVLRLVYKEVSALAADPPEGIKIYPSEEDITELHTAIEGPEGTPYAGGVFRMRLVLGKDFPAVPPRGYFLTKIFHPNVGHKGEICVNVLKRDWKAELGLRHVLLTIKCLLIHPNPESALNEEAGRLLLEDYAEYASRAHLLTEIHAMGGSSGAPEPGDGPQPKKHAGDPSKRAITAGAANTVATANGTNSSSASGTNSSNNAGVAKKKTDKKRALRRL, from the exons AACTCGAACGTGGAGAACTTGCCTCCCCAAGTTTTGAGACTGGTGTATAAAGAAGTGTCTGCACTGGCAGCAGACCCTCCAGAAGGAATCAAAATTTACCCCAGTGAGGAAGACATCACAGAACTTCACACTGCCATTGAAGGGCCAG AAGGGACTCCATATGCAGGAGGAGTGTTCAGAATGCGTTTAGTCTTGGGGAAGGATTTTCCTGCTGTACCACCCCGGGGCTATTTCCTGACCAAGATTTTTCATCCAAATGTTGGACACAAGGGTGAAATCTGTGTCAATGTACTGAAGAGAGACTGGAAGGCAGAACTTGGCCTCAGGCATGTATTACTG ACCATTAAATGCTTACTGATCCATCCAAATCCAGAGTCAGCTCTCAATGAAGAGGCCGGAAGGTTACTATTGGAGGACTATGCAGAATATGCCTCACGTGCCCACCTACTGACCGAGATCCATGCTATGGGAGGAAGCTCAGGAGCTCCAGAGCCGGGTGATGGACCACAGCCCAAGAAACACGCAGGAGATCCAAGCAAACGTGCAATTACAGCTGGTGCTGCAAATACAGTTGCTACAGCCAATGGCACAAATAGTAGCAGTGCCAGTGGCACAAACAGTAGCAATAATGCTGGAGTTGCTAAAAAGAAAACTGACAAAAAACGAGCTTTGAGGCGACTATAA